The Falsibacillus pallidus genome includes the window GTAGTCGGAGCTATTTTTGTTCCGTATTTTGTACCATTCATCTACGGACATATGCACCCGACGACAGAAGTGGTCGCCGTTAAGACGACTAGGCTGTTTTTCATTTTCCTCTCACTGATTGCAGTGACTGGGATTTTGGATTCCTACCTCCAGGCAAAAAGAAGCTTTGTCCCTTCCCAGACATCCAAGCTGCTTGCCACATTAGTCGGCGCATTGTTCGCACTTTTATTTTCTGGCATATGGGGCATATACAGCTTGGCCTACGGTTTTATTTTCGGTACATTTCTCGGGATTTTGATTCAATTTTATTATTTGCTGAAAAAGGGATATAGATGGTCCCCGACTTTGAGAGTCGAAAAGGAGTTCCGCAAGACATTTATCGCATTGATCATACCTGCACTTCTAAATTCCGTTGTCGGACAGGTTAATATGTTTGTCGATAAGACGTTTTCTTCCGGCAGCATTTCAGGCGCTGTCACTTATTTAAATAACGCGTCATTGATCGTGAGCATTCCAAATGCTATTTATGCTACCACGATCGCTGCCATAATCTTTACACTTCTTTCTGAACAGATTGATCAAAAAGAAAAGTTTCAAAATACATTTTTCATGGGGATGGAAATTTCCCTCGTCACATTGGCTCCGATTGCAGCCGGACTTTGGGTGGTCGGCGATTCTGCCATCGCATTCATCTATCAGCATGGACAGTTCTCTGCGAAAGATACCGCTAATACTTATGTTGCGCTTATCAATTACCTGCCGCTCATCGTGACGCAAGGACTTCAGTTCATCGTTTCCAAATCGATGTATGCCAGGGAAAAGACAGCCGTTGTCCTACGGATCAGTGTGACAACCATTCTCTTGAACGTAGTTTTGGATTATTTCTTTATGAAATGGCTTGGCTATCCTGGACTGGCGCTCGCAAGTTCCATCGTATCAGTCTACTTCTTGGCCGTATCTGCGATAGTGGTCTATAAAGACTTTGATAAAGGAGAAGCAAACAGACTTTGGTCCCTGCTAATCAGGGTGTTTATTCCGACACTTATCATGGCTCTTCCTCTATTTGGAGTCAAAGAGTGGACTTCGATTGGCAGTCTTTACCCTGTCTTCCAATTAGCGATTCTTGTACCTGCTGGGGTTGTTCTCTACGCTGTTTCCCTGCGTTTTATTTATCGCGAAGGATTCAATCGCTTATTGGGGATATTGAAGAAGAAAAGAAAAGCTTAGGACGCAAATAAGCACGCAGTTTCTAAACTGCGTGCTTTTTATTATTTTGCAATCGGAATTTCTGTTACGAAGTCACCATGGATATAAGCATCTGTGTAAGAATATAAGTCAGGAATTGTTTTGATCCATGTTCCATCTGGTTGAGGAGTGGATTCAAGGATGACAATTGGAAGTCCAACTTTCTTGTAAGTGAATTCAGCAGGGAGCAATGTATTCGGCTGCTGACGAACATTAAGGCCGCTGACACTTGTCACTCCTAGGGAATACTTTCCAAAATCTGCGTTTTTCAAGTAGTTGTCTGCTCGGTACATGTGCCCGGCAATTTTTTGGCCCCAATACGGATCAGATGCATATTTCACGTTCATCCCAACGGATTTATTCCCTGGAATGGCGCCATTATCATAACCGCCGCTTGGGTTAACATATCGACTTGAAAGCTTTTCTGCTTGATAAAGAATGCACTCCTCAAAGGATGTGAATGTTTGTGCACTGTTGTACGGATCGCCGTCATATGCTTTGATGCCGAAAAGGTTAAACTTATCTTTGGCAATGCTGCTCAGTCCATAGTTGCTTTCATGGATTGCATTTGCCAGCAGATACAGTGCATTGATGTGGTATAGTTCTTCTGCTTTCTTAAACGCCGCCCCTTGTGTTTTAAGGGGGCTATCTGTTTTTACCGCATTCACATATTGATTCAATTGATCTGCAGTATAGCTTGTTGTAGTCCTTACAGAAAGATAGTTGAAATATTGATAAGCATCCCCGACTTTTGTGCCGTTTTCATTAAGGAAGGTATGTCCGTCCCAGCTGTAATATTTTACTCCCGGCGTCAGGAATGAAGGAGCCTTTCCATACACATACGAAGCATATGTTCCAGCTGCTGGACTGAAGATATAATGCTCCAGGCTTCCTCCGTTATTCATGTAATAGGATTGGCCTTGTTTCAATTGATTTGGTACAAGCGTAACAGCTGTCTGCTTCACATAGCCAATCGTTTCGGCAATTTGCACCTTCACTTTTTGGTCATCTGCGTCTATGTATCTCAATTCAGTTTGAGGCACAACATATGTCAGCTGTGTTTTCAGATCCTCCGCATAAATGATAGTGATCGCACTATCGACTGTTGCTTTTGCCACGGCAACGCCGGATTTCATTTTGACAATTTGTGTTTGATCCGCACCTTGTGTCACCACTTGATTGTTGGAATCTGTGATGGCAGCGGACGCTTGATCCATTGAAGAGTAGTTCTTGCTGCTGTATTTTAATTGGCCGTCCACAATTGTCGCTACTTTGAAGGTATCGGCATCGCTCGGCGGCTCAGTTTCTTGTTCTTGTTGACTCGCTGTATCCAAAAGACGTGAAATCATGGCTGCTGCCTGATCTCTGGTAGCTTTCTGCTTAGGTTTGAATTCTCCATCGTTGAAACCATTTATTATTCCGTAATGGACGCTTGTTAAAACGGAACTTTTAAAAATGGAAGAAGTAAAATCAGCTTCATCCTTGAATTGGACAGAATCCTTTACTTTTTCAATAACAAGATAATCCAATGCATTGGCAATCATCTGAGCCATTTGCTCACGTGTAACCGGATCATTTGGTCCGAATCTTCCATCGTTGTAGCCATTAATGATACCTGCCTGTGAAGCACTGTTGATCCCAACTGCAAGCTTCGAACTTAGGGCAACATCTTTGAACTTCGGCTCCCCTTCCGGCAATGTCAGTGCACGGGAAAGGAACGTCGCAAATTCACCTCGGGTTACCTCTTTCGCAGGCTTGTAAATACCTTCACCATACCCTTGCATGACACCTGCTGCAATCATGGCTCTCATTTCTTGTTCCAGCGTGATTCCCGTGATGTCGTCAGAAGCGGCCAATGCGCTTTTTCCTTGGAACCCTCCTGCCACTAGAAACAATGCCATAAAAAACAAAAATAGTCTTTTCATGTAGAATCCCCCTGTAAATTCCTGTCTTTCTTTCTCTCATTCTACCAAATATTCATATAAATTCTAAATAGTATTTTATGAGGTAATTTTTAACTATTTTTAGATAAAAGTACCCAACATTAGTATTTTCGGCATTTTGAGAGAATTATGAAGTGAAAACCCAAGAAAAATCGGGTGGTGATAGAAAAGCATAGTCGACTGTCCGAGTACTTTTTCGCCAGCGAAAAAGTTTTAGAGGCGTAGAGACTGGAGTGCAGCATCACGAGAAAAAGTAAACACGAAGAGCAGTAGCGATTCGATGTTGTGACTTATCGTAAGTGTGCTGAGCGAAGTCTCCTAGCCTCTAGAAGGCGGAGCAGGACACATCTTGATTTTTGTCGAATAAAAACCGGCTGACATATGATGTCCAGCCGGTTTTAAGAGATTATTTTACGATTTGAAGTTCCTTCGCATTGTCGCTTCTGATGTAAGCCACTGTATAATCCGGAGAGTCGGATAGGGTCTTATACCAGATGCCGTCATATTCAGGAATTTCATCTAGAATGACAAATGGCGCTCCTTGATAATGGTAGGTGAATTGGGCTGCCAGCTGAGTATTCGAAGATTTACGTACATTGATGAAATCAGTCGTAGACGCCGCTACACGATAATCCCCAAAATCCTTTCTTCCTGATTCCGTATCGATTTGATACATCATTCCAGCTATTTTTTCTCCCCAATAAGCGTCGCCAGCATAATGGACATTCATTCCACGAGCTTTATTGCCAAGGATTGCTCCTTTTGCATAAGAGCTGTCTGGATTGATGTAGCTGTCATTAATCATTTTCGCATAGAATTCAACACAGTCTGAAAGCGAGTCGAATGAAAGAGCCTCTCCGAATGCATTGCCGTCATATGCTTTGATACCAAAAATATTATTCTTGTTTTTCGCGATCAAGCTCGTTCCATACTGGCTCTCGATGATAGCGTGTGAAAGCATGAATAAGGCATTTACGCGATATTTTGCTTCGGCCGCTTTAAATTCTGCACCTAGTTCAGCTAAAGGACTTCCAGGCTGTTTACTTTCAACGAATTGATTTAACTCATCCGCTGTATAATTTGTCGATGTTCTTAATGGAAGCACACTGAAATATTGATAGCCTGTACCTGCAATGTTCCCTGCTGCATCCATAAATTTGCTTCCATCCTGGCTGTAATACTTATTTCCTTCACTCAAGAAAGAAGGTGCTTTCCCAATGATAAATGGATCATAAAATCGGCTGGATTGTTTAAAGACATAATGATAAAGCTGACCGTCCTCTACTTTGTAAAATGAACGGTTTTCTACAAGCTGAGCAGGATGAAGATTAATTTCTTCATGTTTCACATATCCTGTTTTGCCTGCAAATTCTACTTTAACACTATTTTCGTCAGCGTCGATATAGTTCAATTCTGCTTCATCAGAAACATATGTTAACTGTGTTTTTAAGTCCTTATCATAAATGATCGCTGTGTTTTTTGGTACAACCAGACCAGATTTCATTTTGTAAACGGCACCATTGACAAGAATAACTTGATTGTTAGAATCCGTGATTGCTTGCTCCGCTTCCGCAAACGTTTTAAATGATTGACCTGACTCTTTAATAGTTCCACTCTGAATGGAAGCTACTTTATATTGTCCGTTAACGGCATTCAGCATCCGATAGATGACCGCTGCCGCCTGTTCGCGTGTTGCATCGTTTTTTGGTTCAAAGCGGAAAGTACCGGGCTTTTCAGCATTTGGAATCCCGTTAATAATCTTATAATGAACATTGACCATAACTTCTCTTTTGAATTCAGAAGAAGTGAACTGGTTGTTATCCGTAAAATTGATCGGATCGGCGATTTTTTCGACTTTTTTATACGTCAGTGCCCTTCCAATCATAACGGCCATCTGCTCGCGGCTTATTTTATCATTTGGACCAAAGTTCCCATTTGAGTACCCTGTGACGATACCTGCTTTGTTCGCATTATAAATGCCCGCAGCCAGCTTTGAGCTTGGCGCTACATCAGGAAATGAACCTGACCCTTGTGGAAGCTTTAATGCCCTGGAAATGAAAGTCGCAAATTCTCCTCTTGTGACAGACTTTTTAGGCATCAAGTCTCCTTTTTCATTTCCTTGCATGATTTTGAGATCCACGACAGCTTGAAGTTCTTTACCAAGAGCCGTTGCAGCAGATGCTTTACCTGGTGCATATGTACTCACTGCAATAAGCAATGCGAGAATGAATATAGCTGCTTTTCTCATTATTTCCCTCCTATTAATTTACTCTTCTATCATCCTACCATAATATGGATTACAGTGCATCGTTATGGAATATATAAACAAAAATGAGGGCTAAATGACTAGATTGATTGTTTCTGGGAATGCACTGAGAGAACTTTTCTTATTAAGGAGAAATGTTTGGATTCCAAGGAGGTGTCCAAGAAGGCTGACACGCCCCAGTTTTTGTCGGTTTTTGTAAGTTTTCCTTGTATCCATCGATATGCGAAGCCTGCATTAGGTTAATTTAGTTGAAAAAGTGCAGGTGGCGCATAGGAGTATGAGTTTGGCCCATAGCCGCAACCGATCGGCGCATAACGGGGCGATTTTCGCGCATAGAGCCAAAAAAGCGGCGCATAGCCAATAGATTCTGGCGCATAGGGTCCGCGGAAGAGGCTAAAACTCTTGCTTTTTCGTCATTTAGTCACTCTACCAGACACCTTCTAAACCTTTTTCCATATACATAGCCTATTCCGAAGAACTTTCACTCTCATTTCATCTCATTTTCCACACTAATGTAAAAAAGCGCAAGCGCCTTGGTCAGCCCCCACTATCATAAGACGGAACTCGAAGAAAATCCTAGTTAAGTAGAGGTGCGGCTTAGGACCTCAACGGGCTAGACGCTGAATCTGGACAGCGAATAACTTTTTATTATCTCCTTAACGATAAAAAAGACATAACCCCTAGAGGTTATGCCTTTCATTCATCCGGACTTAAAATTCAGTCCCATTAAAAACTTATTTTCCAAAATACACTTTCAGCTTATACGGATTAATTGTTGAGTTCCCCATTACATCGCGTACTTTGATCTGGTAGCTACCTTTCTTTAGGGAAAGAGCCATTACCTCGTCATCTCCAAAAGCATAATAATCGGCTTCTTTAATGAGTTTTCCATTTTGATAGACTGATATGACGCCGTCGACTTCCATGCCTGTTTCCAGCTTTATTTTAACAGGAGAGTCTTTCGTCACATTTAGTGCATACCAATCTTCATCGCCGTAAGGGACTCCGCTGTTCAAGTAGCCTTCTTTTGTATAAAGATTCCCAGTCACTTTGTTCAATTTCAATGGTTTGCTTGCTACATTATTTTTAACGATGGAGCCTCTGTCCTCATCCTTCTCATTGACAGGGCTTAAATGCAGCTTATACGGAGTCAATGTAAATGGCAGATAGCTGTCCACATATCCAGATACCAC containing:
- the murJ gene encoding murein biosynthesis integral membrane protein MurJ translates to MSSLKKTAIWITLLALVLKLSGFLRESIMAKQFGANHYTDGYILAFSFVTLVVAMIQIGFNNVFLPLYMKNLKVDNDLTERNANGILNSTIVVFLVISVVGAIFVPYFVPFIYGHMHPTTEVVAVKTTRLFFIFLSLIAVTGILDSYLQAKRSFVPSQTSKLLATLVGALFALLFSGIWGIYSLAYGFIFGTFLGILIQFYYLLKKGYRWSPTLRVEKEFRKTFIALIIPALLNSVVGQVNMFVDKTFSSGSISGAVTYLNNASLIVSIPNAIYATTIAAIIFTLLSEQIDQKEKFQNTFFMGMEISLVTLAPIAAGLWVVGDSAIAFIYQHGQFSAKDTANTYVALINYLPLIVTQGLQFIVSKSMYAREKTAVVLRISVTTILLNVVLDYFFMKWLGYPGLALASSIVSVYFLAVSAIVVYKDFDKGEANRLWSLLIRVFIPTLIMALPLFGVKEWTSIGSLYPVFQLAILVPAGVVLYAVSLRFIYREGFNRLLGILKKKRKA
- a CDS encoding S-layer homology domain-containing protein, which produces MKRLFLFFMALFLVAGGFQGKSALAASDDITGITLEQEMRAMIAAGVMQGYGEGIYKPAKEVTRGEFATFLSRALTLPEGEPKFKDVALSSKLAVGINSASQAGIINGYNDGRFGPNDPVTREQMAQMIANALDYLVIEKVKDSVQFKDEADFTSSIFKSSVLTSVHYGIINGFNDGEFKPKQKATRDQAAAMISRLLDTASQQEQETEPPSDADTFKVATIVDGQLKYSSKNYSSMDQASAAITDSNNQVVTQGADQTQIVKMKSGVAVAKATVDSAITIIYAEDLKTQLTYVVPQTELRYIDADDQKVKVQIAETIGYVKQTAVTLVPNQLKQGQSYYMNNGGSLEHYIFSPAAGTYASYVYGKAPSFLTPGVKYYSWDGHTFLNENGTKVGDAYQYFNYLSVRTTTSYTADQLNQYVNAVKTDSPLKTQGAAFKKAEELYHINALYLLANAIHESNYGLSSIAKDKFNLFGIKAYDGDPYNSAQTFTSFEECILYQAEKLSSRYVNPSGGYDNGAIPGNKSVGMNVKYASDPYWGQKIAGHMYRADNYLKNADFGKYSLGVTSVSGLNVRQQPNTLLPAEFTYKKVGLPIVILESTPQPDGTWIKTIPDLYSYTDAYIHGDFVTEIPIAK
- a CDS encoding S-layer homology domain-containing protein; protein product: MRKAAIFILALLIAVSTYAPGKASAATALGKELQAVVDLKIMQGNEKGDLMPKKSVTRGEFATFISRALKLPQGSGSFPDVAPSSKLAAGIYNANKAGIVTGYSNGNFGPNDKISREQMAVMIGRALTYKKVEKIADPINFTDNNQFTSSEFKREVMVNVHYKIINGIPNAEKPGTFRFEPKNDATREQAAAVIYRMLNAVNGQYKVASIQSGTIKESGQSFKTFAEAEQAITDSNNQVILVNGAVYKMKSGLVVPKNTAIIYDKDLKTQLTYVSDEAELNYIDADENSVKVEFAGKTGYVKHEEINLHPAQLVENRSFYKVEDGQLYHYVFKQSSRFYDPFIIGKAPSFLSEGNKYYSQDGSKFMDAAGNIAGTGYQYFSVLPLRTSTNYTADELNQFVESKQPGSPLAELGAEFKAAEAKYRVNALFMLSHAIIESQYGTSLIAKNKNNIFGIKAYDGNAFGEALSFDSLSDCVEFYAKMINDSYINPDSSYAKGAILGNKARGMNVHYAGDAYWGEKIAGMMYQIDTESGRKDFGDYRVAASTTDFINVRKSSNTQLAAQFTYHYQGAPFVILDEIPEYDGIWYKTLSDSPDYTVAYIRSDNAKELQIVK